Proteins encoded in a region of the Saccharothrix ecbatanensis genome:
- a CDS encoding LacI family DNA-binding transcriptional regulator has translation MKDVAARAGVSLGTVSNVLNRPDMVAERTRKRVVDAIAELGFVRNESARQLRGGTSRTLAYVVLDARNPFFTDVAAGAQQVADAAGLALFLCDGGEDRVRQAMYLDLLEQQRVEGILITPVDADDPRIAALAGRGTPVVVVDRGAGPDRCSVSVDDVLGGDLAVSHLLDAGHRRIAFVGGPRSIGQVEDRITGAQQALARADAEPLTLLETTRLDVAEGRRAGERLAGLPVSRRPTAAFCANDMLALGLLQQAVRLGLRVPEDLAIVGYDDIEFAAAAAVPLTSVAQPRQLLGRTAAELMLAEARHSVGHVHEQRVFEPELVVRDSTRLRPLGGVA, from the coding sequence ATGAAGGACGTCGCCGCACGCGCCGGGGTGTCCCTGGGGACCGTGTCGAACGTGCTCAACCGGCCGGACATGGTCGCCGAGCGCACCCGCAAGCGCGTGGTGGACGCGATCGCCGAGCTGGGCTTCGTGCGCAACGAGTCGGCCCGGCAGCTCCGCGGCGGCACCAGCCGCACCCTCGCCTACGTGGTCCTCGACGCGCGCAACCCCTTCTTCACCGACGTCGCGGCGGGCGCGCAGCAGGTGGCCGACGCGGCCGGGCTCGCGCTGTTCCTGTGCGACGGCGGCGAGGACCGCGTCCGCCAGGCCATGTACCTCGACCTGCTGGAGCAGCAACGGGTCGAGGGCATCCTGATCACGCCCGTCGACGCGGACGACCCGCGGATCGCCGCGCTGGCCGGCCGGGGCACGCCCGTCGTGGTCGTCGACCGCGGCGCGGGCCCGGACCGCTGCTCGGTGTCGGTGGACGACGTGCTGGGCGGCGACCTCGCCGTGTCCCACCTGCTCGACGCCGGGCACCGCCGGATCGCGTTCGTCGGCGGACCGCGCTCGATCGGCCAGGTCGAGGACCGCATCACGGGCGCGCAGCAGGCCTTGGCCCGCGCCGACGCCGAGCCGCTCACCCTGCTGGAGACGACGCGTCTCGACGTCGCCGAGGGCAGGCGGGCGGGGGAGCGACTGGCCGGGCTGCCAGTGTCCAGGCGTCCGACGGCGGCGTTCTGCGCCAACGACATGCTCGCGCTCGGCCTGCTCCAGCAGGCGGTGCGGCTCGGTCTTCGGGTACCCGAAGACCTCGCGATCGTCGGCTACGACGACATCGAGTTCGCCGCCGCCGCCGCCGTGCCGCTGACGTCGGTCGCCCAGCCCCGCCAACTCCTCGGTCGCACGGCGGCGGAGTTGATGCTGGCCGAGGCGCGGCATTCCGTGGGCCACGTGCACGAGCAGCGGGTGTTCGAGCCGGAGCTGGTCGTGCGGGACTCCACCCGCCTGCGTCCACTCGGTGGGGTCGCGTAA
- the rhaI gene encoding L-rhamnose isomerase, producing MSPQEVLSGLDGFTIEVPSWAYGNSGTRFKVFSTPGTPRDPFEKIADAARVHALTGLAPRVSLHIPWDRVEDYGALAAHAEEHGVRIGAINSNLFQDDDYKFGSLTHTDPKVRAKAVEHHLECVDIMAKTGSTDLKLWLPDGTNYAGQASLRARQDRLADSLTQIYAALEPHHRLLVEYKFFEPYFYAMDIPDWGTALLHCQALGDRAQVVLDTGHHAPGTNIEFIVMQLLRAGRLGAFDFNSRYYADDDLIVGSADPFQLFRIMAEIASVGGHLPESGVNFMLDQCHNIEDKIAGQIRSVLNVEQALAKALLVDTDALTSAEEAGDVIGAHDVLMDAFHTDVRGALADRREARGLPRDPMAAYRASGYAAEIAAGRIGGTQAAWT from the coding sequence ATGTCCCCACAGGAGGTGCTGTCGGGTCTCGACGGGTTCACCATCGAGGTGCCGAGCTGGGCGTACGGGAATTCCGGCACCCGGTTCAAGGTGTTCAGCACGCCGGGCACCCCGCGGGACCCGTTCGAGAAGATCGCGGACGCCGCGCGCGTGCACGCGCTGACCGGGTTGGCGCCGCGCGTGTCCCTCCACATCCCGTGGGACCGGGTCGAGGACTACGGGGCGCTGGCAGCGCACGCCGAGGAGCACGGCGTCCGGATCGGGGCGATCAACTCGAACCTGTTCCAGGACGACGACTACAAGTTCGGCTCCCTGACGCACACCGATCCGAAAGTGCGCGCCAAGGCCGTCGAGCACCACCTCGAGTGCGTCGACATCATGGCGAAGACCGGGTCGACGGACCTGAAGCTGTGGCTGCCGGACGGCACGAACTACGCGGGGCAGGCGTCGTTGCGGGCCCGGCAGGACCGACTGGCCGACTCGCTCACGCAGATCTACGCGGCGCTGGAGCCGCACCACCGGCTGCTGGTCGAGTACAAGTTCTTCGAGCCGTACTTCTACGCCATGGACATCCCGGACTGGGGCACCGCGCTGCTGCACTGCCAAGCGCTGGGCGACCGGGCGCAGGTCGTGCTGGACACCGGTCACCACGCGCCGGGCACCAACATCGAGTTCATCGTCATGCAGCTGCTGCGGGCGGGCCGGCTGGGCGCGTTCGACTTCAACTCCCGCTACTACGCCGACGACGACCTGATCGTCGGCTCCGCGGACCCGTTCCAGCTGTTCCGGATCATGGCGGAGATCGCCTCGGTGGGCGGGCACCTGCCGGAGTCCGGGGTGAACTTCATGCTCGACCAGTGCCACAACATCGAGGACAAGATCGCGGGCCAGATCCGATCGGTCCTCAACGTCGAGCAGGCACTGGCCAAGGCTCTGCTCGTGGACACGGACGCGCTGACCTCGGCGGAGGAAGCCGGCGACGTGATCGGCGCGCACGACGTGCTGATGGACGCCTTCCACACCGACGTCCGCGGCGCGCTCGCCGACCGCCGCGAGGCCCGCGGGCTGCCGCGTGACCCGATGGCCGCCTACCGCGCCTCCGGCTACGCCGCCGAGATCGCCGCCGGGCGCATCGGCGGCACGCAGGCCGCCTGGACCTGA